The following coding sequences lie in one Girardinichthys multiradiatus isolate DD_20200921_A chromosome 13, DD_fGirMul_XY1, whole genome shotgun sequence genomic window:
- the LOC124878802 gene encoding zinc finger protein OZF-like isoform X2: MMVTDNERSEPAEEGPPGSKSGEFPPLYAIQQIKQELLAEEQNWSLRMDQGNQKAPHIKEEQEEAEITEFIFTSVPVKNEDNEEKPQHSELHQSKTEEDRASVGPQPDIDQCLESDDEDNTLDSSETDISDGNWEESSDLSDGNSVKSNEDTVDDKGDDDIHTCTECGEKFSLRVYLLRHQRIHTGEKPFSCSICQEAFIWKHALMKHVRTHSQDKPFSCSVCGQNFRKKGWLTQHMRSHTGRKPYSCSICSCAFLWKRELAEHTRTHSGEKPFNCSICKAPFSSERTLVEHSKIHSGVKPHSCPYCLTAFRRKDSLKRHIRTHSGEKPFSCSVCARNFSVKESLNRHMRRHTGEKPYTCSICKARFQLKQTLVEHIRIHTGEKPFSCSVCQAAFRRKQDFVNHTKTHSKERVICEICGQSFTKAARLTQHMRFHDGERPFGCSVCTVAFIRKSALMQHMRTHTEERPFSCSVCKATFKRKDGLKLHMRIHTGEKPYCCEGCSKKFTQLSWAKAHQKRCLSSRKETS; encoded by the exons ATGATGGTAACAGACAATGAGCGATCAGAACCAGCAGAGGAAGGACCACCCGGAAGTAAATCTGGAGAATTTCCCCCACTCTATG CCATCCAGCAGATCAAACAGGAGCTTCTTGCTGAGGAGCAGAACTGGAGCCTCAGAATGGACCAGGGGAACCAAAAGGCCCCACACATtaaagaggaacaggaggaggctGAGATTACAGAGTTCATATTCACTTCGGTACCTGTGAAGAACGAAGATAATGAAGAGAAACCTCAGCACTCAGAGCTTCATCAGTCCAAGACCGAAGAGGACAGAGCCTCTGTTGGACCACAACCAGACATAGATCAGTGTTTAGAATCAGATGACGAAGACAACACTTTGGATTCCTCAGAGACAGACATCAGTGATGGAAACTGGGAGGAAAGCAGTGACTTGTCGGATGGTAACTCTGTTAAAAGTAATGAAGATACTGTAGACGATAAAGGAGACGATGACATACACACCTGCACAGAATGTGGTGAAAAGTTCAGCCTCAGGGTTTATTTATTACGACACCAGAGAATCCATACTGGAGAAAAACCTTTCAGCTGCTCCATTTGTCAAGAGGCTTTTATATGGAAACACGCCTTAATGAAACATGTAAGAACTCACAGCCAAGACAAACCTTTCAGCTGCTCCGTCTGTGGCCAGAACTTCAGAAAAAAAGGATGGTTAACTCAGCACATGAGGAGTcacactggaagaaaaccttacAGCTGTTCCATCTGTAGCTGTGCTTTTCTCTGGAAGCGTGAATTAGCTGAGCACACAAGAACCCACAGTGGAGAAAAACCTTTCAACTGCTCCATCTGCAAGGCACCTTTTTCAAGTGAAAGAACGCTGGTGGAGCACTCAAAAATCCACAGCGGAGTAAAACCCCACAGCTGCCCTTATTGTTTGACGGCTTTTAGAAGAAAAGACAGTTTGAAGCGACACATAAGAACCCATAGCGGAGAGAAACCTTTCAGCTGCTCAGTCTGCGCCCGAAACTTCAGCGTCAAGGAAAGCCTTAATCGGCACATGAGACGTCACACAGGGGAAAAACCGTACACGTGCTCCATCTGCAAGGCCCGCtttcagttaaaacaaactttagtggAGCACATAAGAATCCACACGGGGGAGAAACCGTTCAGCTGCTCCGTTTGTCAGGCAGCCTTTAGAAGAAAACAGGATTTTGTGAACCACACGAAAACCCACAGCAAGGAGAGAGTTATCTGCGAAATATGTGGCCAAAGCTTCACCAAGGCTGCTCGCTTGACTCAACACATGAGATTTCACGATGGCGAGAGGCCCTTCGGCTGCTCCGTCTGCACGGTGGCTTTTATCAGGAAGAGCGCCTTAATGCAGcacatgagaacccacacagaGGAACGACCTTTCAGCTGCTCTGTGTGCAAGGCCACCTTTAAAAGGAAAGACGGCTTGAAGCtgcacatgagaatccacaccgGAGAAAAACCGTACTGCTGCGAGGGCTGTAGCAAGAAGTTTACTCAGCTGTCATGGGCCAAAGCCCATCAGAAGCGTTGTTTAAGTTCACGCAAGGAGACTAGCTGA
- the LOC124878802 gene encoding zinc finger protein OZF-like isoform X1, translating to MSDFHRMMVTDNERSEPAEEGPPGSKSGEFPPLYAIQQIKQELLAEEQNWSLRMDQGNQKAPHIKEEQEEAEITEFIFTSVPVKNEDNEEKPQHSELHQSKTEEDRASVGPQPDIDQCLESDDEDNTLDSSETDISDGNWEESSDLSDGNSVKSNEDTVDDKGDDDIHTCTECGEKFSLRVYLLRHQRIHTGEKPFSCSICQEAFIWKHALMKHVRTHSQDKPFSCSVCGQNFRKKGWLTQHMRSHTGRKPYSCSICSCAFLWKRELAEHTRTHSGEKPFNCSICKAPFSSERTLVEHSKIHSGVKPHSCPYCLTAFRRKDSLKRHIRTHSGEKPFSCSVCARNFSVKESLNRHMRRHTGEKPYTCSICKARFQLKQTLVEHIRIHTGEKPFSCSVCQAAFRRKQDFVNHTKTHSKERVICEICGQSFTKAARLTQHMRFHDGERPFGCSVCTVAFIRKSALMQHMRTHTEERPFSCSVCKATFKRKDGLKLHMRIHTGEKPYCCEGCSKKFTQLSWAKAHQKRCLSSRKETS from the exons ATGTCTGATTTCCACAGGATGATGGTAACAGACAATGAGCGATCAGAACCAGCAGAGGAAGGACCACCCGGAAGTAAATCTGGAGAATTTCCCCCACTCTATG CCATCCAGCAGATCAAACAGGAGCTTCTTGCTGAGGAGCAGAACTGGAGCCTCAGAATGGACCAGGGGAACCAAAAGGCCCCACACATtaaagaggaacaggaggaggctGAGATTACAGAGTTCATATTCACTTCGGTACCTGTGAAGAACGAAGATAATGAAGAGAAACCTCAGCACTCAGAGCTTCATCAGTCCAAGACCGAAGAGGACAGAGCCTCTGTTGGACCACAACCAGACATAGATCAGTGTTTAGAATCAGATGACGAAGACAACACTTTGGATTCCTCAGAGACAGACATCAGTGATGGAAACTGGGAGGAAAGCAGTGACTTGTCGGATGGTAACTCTGTTAAAAGTAATGAAGATACTGTAGACGATAAAGGAGACGATGACATACACACCTGCACAGAATGTGGTGAAAAGTTCAGCCTCAGGGTTTATTTATTACGACACCAGAGAATCCATACTGGAGAAAAACCTTTCAGCTGCTCCATTTGTCAAGAGGCTTTTATATGGAAACACGCCTTAATGAAACATGTAAGAACTCACAGCCAAGACAAACCTTTCAGCTGCTCCGTCTGTGGCCAGAACTTCAGAAAAAAAGGATGGTTAACTCAGCACATGAGGAGTcacactggaagaaaaccttacAGCTGTTCCATCTGTAGCTGTGCTTTTCTCTGGAAGCGTGAATTAGCTGAGCACACAAGAACCCACAGTGGAGAAAAACCTTTCAACTGCTCCATCTGCAAGGCACCTTTTTCAAGTGAAAGAACGCTGGTGGAGCACTCAAAAATCCACAGCGGAGTAAAACCCCACAGCTGCCCTTATTGTTTGACGGCTTTTAGAAGAAAAGACAGTTTGAAGCGACACATAAGAACCCATAGCGGAGAGAAACCTTTCAGCTGCTCAGTCTGCGCCCGAAACTTCAGCGTCAAGGAAAGCCTTAATCGGCACATGAGACGTCACACAGGGGAAAAACCGTACACGTGCTCCATCTGCAAGGCCCGCtttcagttaaaacaaactttagtggAGCACATAAGAATCCACACGGGGGAGAAACCGTTCAGCTGCTCCGTTTGTCAGGCAGCCTTTAGAAGAAAACAGGATTTTGTGAACCACACGAAAACCCACAGCAAGGAGAGAGTTATCTGCGAAATATGTGGCCAAAGCTTCACCAAGGCTGCTCGCTTGACTCAACACATGAGATTTCACGATGGCGAGAGGCCCTTCGGCTGCTCCGTCTGCACGGTGGCTTTTATCAGGAAGAGCGCCTTAATGCAGcacatgagaacccacacagaGGAACGACCTTTCAGCTGCTCTGTGTGCAAGGCCACCTTTAAAAGGAAAGACGGCTTGAAGCtgcacatgagaatccacaccgGAGAAAAACCGTACTGCTGCGAGGGCTGTAGCAAGAAGTTTACTCAGCTGTCATGGGCCAAAGCCCATCAGAAGCGTTGTTTAAGTTCACGCAAGGAGACTAGCTGA